The following proteins are co-located in the Legionella busanensis genome:
- the rho gene encoding transcription termination factor Rho, which yields MNLRELKQLPIADLVNIAQEMGVENTSSKRKQDILFAILKAHASKGEDILGGGVLEVLPDGFGFLRSEDDSYLAGPDDTYVSPSQIRRFGLRTGDTVYGKIRPPKDNERYFALLKVDQINFDAPDSTKRKILFENLTPLFANQRLVMEQGNGSSEDLTARVVDLCAPFGRGQRGLIVSPPKAGKTLMLQNLAHSIEKSYPDCHLIVLLIDERPEEVTEMQRSVKGEVVASTFDEPANRHVQVAEMVIEKAKRLVEHKRDVVILLDSITRLARAYNTVIPSSGKVLTGGVDANALQRPKRLYGAARNIEEGGSLTIIATALVDTGSKMDEVIYEEFKGTGNMEIHLSRSIAERRVFPAININRSGTRREDLLLSPEDLQRTWILRKILQSMDECDAIEFLLERMKNHKTNAEFFDAMKRQE from the coding sequence ATGAATCTTAGAGAACTTAAGCAATTACCTATTGCCGATCTTGTTAACATAGCTCAGGAAATGGGAGTTGAAAATACTTCCAGCAAACGTAAACAAGATATTTTATTCGCAATTCTAAAAGCACACGCTAGTAAAGGTGAGGATATCCTCGGTGGAGGTGTTTTAGAAGTATTACCTGATGGTTTTGGTTTTTTACGCTCTGAAGACGACTCGTACTTAGCTGGCCCTGATGATACCTATGTATCGCCTAGTCAAATTCGCCGCTTTGGACTTAGAACCGGTGATACGGTTTATGGCAAAATTCGCCCACCAAAAGATAATGAACGTTATTTTGCTTTATTAAAAGTCGATCAAATCAATTTTGATGCACCAGACAGCACAAAACGTAAAATATTATTTGAAAATCTAACACCTCTCTTTGCAAATCAACGCCTAGTGATGGAGCAAGGTAATGGCAGCTCAGAAGACTTAACAGCTCGTGTTGTTGACTTGTGTGCACCTTTTGGCCGAGGCCAGCGTGGATTAATTGTTTCACCACCTAAAGCTGGTAAAACATTAATGCTCCAAAATTTAGCTCATTCCATTGAAAAGAGTTACCCAGACTGTCACTTAATTGTATTATTAATTGATGAGCGCCCTGAAGAAGTAACTGAAATGCAGCGTTCAGTTAAAGGCGAAGTTGTTGCAAGTACGTTTGATGAGCCTGCTAATCGCCATGTTCAAGTCGCCGAAATGGTTATTGAAAAAGCAAAACGTTTAGTTGAACATAAACGAGATGTTGTTATTTTACTTGATTCCATCACTCGTTTAGCTCGAGCCTATAATACGGTTATTCCTTCATCAGGCAAGGTTTTAACGGGTGGCGTGGATGCTAATGCTCTGCAAAGACCGAAACGACTTTATGGCGCTGCACGTAATATTGAAGAAGGCGGCAGTTTAACAATTATTGCTACAGCCCTAGTTGATACTGGCTCTAAAATGGATGAAGTTATCTACGAAGAGTTTAAAGGGACAGGTAATATGGAAATACACTTAAGCCGTAGTATTGCTGAGCGTCGGGTTTTCCCTGCAATTAATATTAATCGTTCAGGAACACGTCGTGAGGATCTCTTATTAAGTCCTGAAGATCTACAGCGTACTTGGATCTTACGTAAAATTCTCCAATCTATGGATGAGTGTGATGCAATTGAGTTCTTGCTAGAAAG